From a region of the Gossypium raimondii isolate GPD5lz chromosome 10, ASM2569854v1, whole genome shotgun sequence genome:
- the LOC105777026 gene encoding thioredoxin H-type, protein MAAEEGQVYGCHNLESWNEQLQKGNDSKKLVVVDFTASWCGPCRFIAPFLAELAKRFPSVIFLKVDVDELKEVATDWAVEAMPTFMFIKEGKIVDKVTGAKKEELQQTVIKHMAATSTTSSA, encoded by the exons ATGGCAGCAGAGGAAGGCCAAGTCTACGGTTGCCACAATCTTGAATCATGGAACGAGCAGCTTCAAAAAGGCAACGACTCCAAAAAATTg GTGGTGGTTGATTTCACTGCTTCATGGTGTGGACCCTGCCGTTTCATTGCACCTTTCCTGGCTGAACTAGCCAAGAGGTTCCCTTCTGTTATCTTTCTTAAGGTGGATGTGGATGAGTTGAAG GAGGTTGCTACCGATTGGGCAGTGGAGGCTATGCCGACTTTCATGTTCATCAAGGAAGGGAAGATTGTGGACAAAGTGACGGGAGCAAAGAAAGAAGAGCTTCAGCAGACTGTGATAAAGCATATGGCTGCCACCAGTACTACTTCTTCAGCttga